In Paenibacillus guangzhouensis, a single window of DNA contains:
- the rfbG gene encoding CDP-glucose 4,6-dehydratase — protein sequence MNPSFWNNKNVFVTGHTGFKGAWLCLWLHQLGANVTGYALSPPTEPNLFHLCQIDQFMHSIHGDIRNRDHLQNAIEHADPDIIIHMAAQPLVRASYQHPVETYEINVMGTIHLLEAVRTLDRNRKNRVKVIINVTTDKCYENKEWSWGYRENDPLGGYDPYSNSKACSELVTSSYRQSFFHPNQFDDHGVSLISARSGNVIGGGDWAPDRLVPDCIRSLLKHESIKIRNPFAIRPWQHVLEPLAGYLLLAQSAYANGPKFAQSWNFGPSDHDARSVEWIAQYLCSQWGPDAAYEVEGEVGPHEAKFLKLDCSRAKDELGWVPRWSLEIALDKILEWTQAYRSNQDVRAICYKQIQDYQS from the coding sequence TTGAATCCATCGTTCTGGAACAATAAAAACGTATTCGTTACAGGGCATACCGGATTTAAAGGAGCATGGCTCTGCTTATGGCTTCATCAGCTAGGCGCCAACGTAACAGGCTATGCGCTTAGCCCACCCACCGAACCTAATCTGTTTCATTTATGCCAGATCGATCAGTTCATGCATTCCATTCATGGGGATATTCGAAATCGGGATCATCTGCAAAATGCCATCGAGCATGCGGATCCGGATATTATAATTCATATGGCGGCGCAGCCTTTAGTAAGAGCATCCTATCAACATCCCGTAGAAACCTACGAGATCAATGTTATGGGAACGATTCATCTCCTAGAAGCCGTCAGAACCCTCGATCGAAATCGGAAGAATCGTGTGAAAGTAATCATCAATGTCACGACAGACAAATGTTATGAGAATAAAGAGTGGTCTTGGGGATACCGGGAAAATGACCCATTAGGAGGGTATGATCCTTATTCCAATAGCAAGGCTTGCTCCGAGCTCGTCACCTCTTCCTATCGTCAGTCCTTCTTCCATCCGAATCAGTTCGACGATCATGGCGTTAGTCTGATATCTGCTCGCTCGGGAAATGTCATTGGCGGCGGGGATTGGGCACCAGATCGCTTGGTTCCAGATTGCATTCGGTCGCTATTAAAACACGAATCTATCAAAATCCGGAATCCATTCGCAATTCGACCTTGGCAACATGTCCTCGAGCCATTAGCAGGTTACTTGCTATTAGCGCAAAGCGCCTATGCGAATGGACCAAAATTCGCGCAAAGCTGGAATTTTGGCCCCTCCGATCATGATGCAAGGTCCGTGGAATGGATTGCACAATATCTCTGCTCTCAGTGGGGACCTGATGCTGCCTATGAAGTGGAAGGCGAAGTGGGTCCACATGAAGCGAAATTCTTAAAATTAGATTGCTCACGTGCCAAGGATGAACTTGGATGGGTTCCAAGATGGTCTCTCGAGATCGCATTGGATAAAATACTGGAGTGGACTCAAGCTTATCGAAGTAATCAAGATGTTCGTGCGATTTGCTATAAACAAATCCAAGACTATCAATCATAG
- the rfbF gene encoding glucose-1-phosphate cytidylyltransferase, whose protein sequence is MKVVILAGGYGTRISEESHLKPKPMIEIGEKPILWHIMKGYSYHGYHEFIICLGYKSYSIKEYFANYYLYGSDVTFNFNNQNETIIHNDTAEPWKVTLVETGKDTMTGGRIKFIQKYVGQEPFMLTYGDGVSNIDIEKLVAFHQSHGKLATVTATQPHGRFGALQLAEDDRVDGFQEKPKGDGGWINAGFFVLQPEVFDYIEGKHTSFEKEPLASLVNDQQLVAYKHHGFWHPMDTMRDKNILENLWNTGQAAWKKW, encoded by the coding sequence ATGAAAGTGGTTATCCTGGCAGGAGGATATGGGACGAGAATCAGCGAGGAATCCCATTTAAAACCGAAGCCAATGATTGAAATCGGGGAGAAACCGATTTTATGGCATATTATGAAAGGCTATTCCTACCACGGATACCATGAATTTATCATCTGCCTGGGGTATAAAAGCTATTCGATTAAAGAATACTTCGCCAACTATTATCTCTATGGATCCGATGTTACGTTTAACTTTAACAACCAGAACGAGACGATTATACACAATGACACCGCAGAGCCATGGAAGGTAACGTTGGTTGAAACCGGGAAAGATACAATGACGGGAGGACGCATTAAGTTCATACAGAAATATGTAGGACAAGAACCCTTTATGTTAACCTATGGCGATGGCGTCTCCAATATCGATATTGAAAAACTCGTAGCTTTTCACCAATCCCATGGGAAATTAGCAACGGTAACAGCCACGCAGCCTCATGGCCGGTTCGGCGCATTGCAATTAGCGGAGGATGACCGCGTAGATGGATTTCAAGAGAAGCCAAAAGGCGACGGAGGATGGATTAACGCCGGTTTCTTTGTCCTTCAACCGGAGGTATTTGACTATATTGAAGGCAAACATACTAGCTTCGAGAAGGAGCCTTTGGCGAGCTTAGTGAACGATCAACAGCTCGTCGCTTACAAGCATCATGGATTCTGGCATCCCATGGATACGATGCGAGATAAGAATATACTAGAAAATCTATGGAACACTGGGCAAGCAGCCTGGAAAAAGTGGTGA